DNA sequence from the Vicinamibacterales bacterium genome:
GGCGCGTGGCACGCCCGGGAGGTAGCACTTCACCTCCGGATCGCGCGTGAGCCAGTTGTCCTGGTTTTCCTGCTTCTTCTTCAGCGCCTCGGGCAGGTAGGGCAACTCGTTGCCGTCAACCACGCCGAGCCCGGCCGGCACCGAGCCCACCGCGCCGAACGCCAGCACTTCCTTGGCCGGCACCGGCACGACCGGACCCGGCCGCATCGCCAGCGCGGGCCTGGCGGAGTGCGCCTGGATGTCCCAGTTGGCGGTATTGATGGTTTGCCAGATGCCGTTCAGGTCCGGCTTTCCGTTCAGCCGCGGCACGCCCGGCGTGCGAGATTGACCGGTCACCGACGGCATCGACGCCACCGTCACGGCCGCCGCGACGACACCGGCCACTACCGACGCTTTCATCACCGACACCCAGCGCATACCAAGCACCCCCTGAAGGGCGGATTATATGCGCTGGGTCGGGATGTTGTTACATGTCGAGAATTCCCCGGAACGCCGACGCCTTCACCTGATACCCGGGGAACACCTTCGCGGCGGTGGGCGCGCCGGCGCCCAGGTGCTTCATTACCACCTCGCTGAACACATCCCTGAAGTCGGTGGTGACCGCGAGGTCACGCCCCTCGAAACGTTGATCGGCCTTCAGGCCCGGCCACGTGCCGTAGACCTCGCGGCCCTTCACGCCTCCGCCGATCACGAACATCGCGTTGCCGTGACCGTGATCCGTGCCGCGGCTGCCGTTCTCGGCCACCGCGCGCCCGAACTCCGACATCGTCAGGATCACGGTGTCGGCCATGCGCTCGCCGAGGTCTTGCGCGAGCGCGGCGATGCCGCGCGAGAAGTCATCGAGGCGATTGGCCATTTGCCCGGACCCCGCGCCCTGGTTGACGTGGTGGTCCCACTGCGTGCTTTCCGCAAACGCAATCTCGAGGCCGACGTCGGACTTGGCGAGCCGCGCGATCTCCTGGAGCGCCTGTCCGAACGGCGATCGCGGATACACCGCGCCGTTGGCCGGCTGGTACCGCCCCGAGGTGCTCTTCGCCAGCGTGCGCATGGCGTCGAACGCCTCGCCGGCGGTGCCATGCAGCGACTTGTCTTGCGCGGCCTGGTAGATCTCTTCGAACGACGTCCGCGCGCTGATGTCGGCCACGGCGAAGTCCGCGGTGTTGCCCATGGCCAGCGCGGGAGCCACGCCCTGAAGCGTGCGTGGCATCTGCTGAGTCAACGCCACTGCCCGCAAGGGGTTCCGCTCATCGTCCTTGGCCTGTAAATACCGGTTCAACCATCCATCCGACGTGCTCTTCACGCCCGGCGTCGCCGACTCCATGTAGTCCTGGGCGTCGAAGTGCGACCGCGTGGTGTCGTGCGAGCCGCTGGCGTGCACAATGGCAAGGTCGCCGCGGTCCCACAGCGGCTTGAACGACGACATCCGCGGGTGCAGGCCGAAGAAGCCGTTGAGGTCGATCGCGCCGTCGGCGGCGCCCGGCCTGGCGATGGCAATCGACGGACGGGCGCGGTAGTAGTCGGCTTCGCCGTACGGCACCACCATGTTGAGGCCATCGACGGCGCCGCGCTGGAACACGGTGATCAGCAGCTTCTTGCGCGTGCCGGTCGCCGCCGCCGTCCGCGCCAGGAACGACGGGGCGAACCCCATCGTCACCATGGCCATTGCGCCGCTCTTGAGAAACACGCGTCGGGATGTCATAAGGGCCTCGTTCTCATTGGCGTTGAAACGCGGGCGAGCCGATGGTGGTTTCGAGATCGGCCGACGGGTTTGCCACGTGGACGCCACGCAGCTGGTTCTTGGAGAGCGCCACCGCGAAGTTCATGCGGCTGACGAGCCCGCCCGCCGACACCCACGTGCTCGCGGTGTCGTTGTAGCCGGTCGGCGGCTGGCAGAAGTAGAGCGGCATGCCCATCTCGCGGAGCTCGCGCGCCAGCGGCACCGCCGAGCGGACCTCCGCGCCGGTGGCGCGCAGCGCGCTGGTGACGAAGTCGAGCGGCGTCTTCACCTTGGCGCGATAAGCGTCGGGGGAGAAGAATTCCGGCGAGGTGACGATGGTGCGGACCACTTCGCGAAGGTCGCCCCTGGTCGCGGTGAAGCGCGCCGCCGCGCGATCCACGAGCGCCGTGGGCGGGTTGTCGCTGACGAAGCGCGCCGCCAGCCTGGTGGCGATGTGGCGCGCGGTTGACGGATGCGCCGCCAGGACATCGAGCACTTGCTCGATGTCGTTCTGGCCGCCACCTGCCTTGATCGTGTGGCCCAGGACGGTCTTCTCCTCGTCGTCGTGAAGCCTCTGCACAAACAGCGTGCCCGACCCTTCGCGGGGCCGAATGGTCCAACCGGTGAGCGCCCGCGCCACGTTGACGATGTCGGCCTGCGTGTAGCCGCCGTCCACGCCAAGGGTGTGCAGTTCCATCAGCTCACGAGCGAAGTTCTCGTTGATGCCCCGCTTGGGGCGCGCCCCTTCAGGGCTCGCAGGGCTCGGGCCTCCGGCCCTCGTAGGGCTCGCTCCCGCTCGTGGGGCTCGGCGCTCCGCGCCTCGTGGGGACGGCGAGTCCGCGCTGACGTTTTCCCAGTTGTCGAGATAGAACAGCATTGCCGGACTTTTCGCGGTGGCTTCGAGCATGTCGCGGAAGTTGCCCAGCACATTCGGCCGGATGGCTTCGCGCTCGTACTCGTTCAGGTAGTTGCGCGTGGCGCCCTTGCCGGCAAACACGTTGAAGTGGTTGAACCAGAAGTCCACCAGCACTTCCTCGAGTTGCCGTTCGCTGTAGACCGCGCGCAGCAGCTTCGCTTCCTCGATGTCGGCGATCACCTGCCGATCCTTCCGCTGCACATCGCTCGGAGGGCCGCCACGGGTGTCCGCCTCCGCTCGCACGAGTCCGAGCGAGCTACGGCGAGACCTCGCCGAAGCGGCCTCCGGCCGCGAAGGCGGGCGCATCACCGGATCCGGCGGCTCGGTGTTCGTGTTCTCGAGCTTGCGTTGGCGGCGTTCGACCATGGCCGGGCCCGAGTAGTCGTGCTGGATGGTCGCGGAATCAAGCGACAGCGTCTCCAGCCGCGCCAGCCTCGCTGTCAGCGTCGCGTTGTCGATCCGCGCCGGGCTGAGCTGCTGGTCAATCCAGTTCTGCAGGCCCATCGCCTTCACGCGCGCGACGTCGCCCGGACGCGGCCCGAACGTCAGCCGGTTGAGGGCGTGGACGATGGCGTCATCGGTGGCGGGAATTGCGGTGGGCGCCCCCGCCTGCGGGCGGCCGGCGATCACGGCGAGAAGCGACAAGGCGGCAAATGAGCGGGTCCACATGGGTTAACCTCTTACTGCCAGTTCGACCCGGTCCCCGCGTCGATCGTTTAATCCATGCCATTGAAGATCATCCCCGCCGTCGGCGACGTCCTCGAGCGCGTGCTCGACGACACCTTTCCCCTGTGGAGCGACGGGTTGTCGCGCGCGCACTATGCGAAGTCGTGGGCGGCCCAGCTCAAGACCCCGTGGGGCGCCGCCCACCTCGACCGCGTCGCGCTGGTCGATGGCCCGCATGTGGTCTCGAGCGCCAAGCGCTACGACCTGTCGCTTCGCCTCGACGGGCGCATTCGCCGGGTGATGGGCATTGGCGCGGTGTTTACCGCGCCGGCCTATCGCGGCCGCGGCAGCGCCCGCGAGCTGCTCGCGCGCATGCTCGAGACCGCGGTGACGGAAGGGCAGGAGTTCGCGATGCTCTTCTCGGAAATTCCGCCGGCGTTCTACGAACGACTGGATTTCGTGCCGGTCCCGCTCGCCGAGTGGGTGATCGAAGTGGACCAGAAGCGCGGCGGCGCGCCGGCCATGCTGGTGCGCAGCGGCGACGAGCGCGACCTGCCCAACATTGTCGAGATGTCTGCCGCCAGGGCCACCGGCGCCAGGCTCGCTCTCGATCGCAGCGAAGATTTCGTGCGCTTCGGGATCACGAAGAAGCGCCTGCTCTCTGGCCTCGCCCCGGCGGGCCTGCGGACCACCGAGTTCCTGGTGGTGGAAGAAGGGCACCAGGCGGTGGCTTACCTCGTGGCCACCGAGCAGGACGGCCGCTGGATGATTGAGGAGGCCGGCGACCGCGATCCGTCCGGCGCGCGCCTGGGCGCGATGCTGCAGGTGATGCTCGCGCGATACCCCAGCGAGCGCCTGCCGGAAATCCGCGGCTGGTGGCCGCAGTCGCTGGTGCCGCCGCAGCTCAAGGTGGCCGCGTCAACGCCGACGCAGGAAGTGCTGATGATCCGCCCGCTGCGCGACCGCACGCTGCCGCTCCCGCCGCTCGCCGCGGCGGAAGTCGTCTACTGGCACGGGGATTACTTCTGACGGCAGCCGGGCCCGCCTACGCTCGCTACGCTTGAGGCGAGCTACGGCCGCGAAGGCGGAAGCCGGAACCGTGTTGTCCGTACGCCACCCGTACGCTCGCATGGCAGCGAGGTTACTGGCATGCCTGGTTCAACGGCCACACGTGACGACCGGATTGAGCTCCGCGCTTCTCGTGAAGAGAAGCGCGTGCTGGCTGCCGCTGCCGCGTACGAACGGCTCGATCTGACCACGTTCGTGCTGCGTGCGGCGCTGCCTGCGGCCGAGGAGGTTGTGGCCCGCCATGAGCGAATCACGCTCTCGGCGCGCGACAGCGCCCGCGTCTTGGAACTGCTCGAGAATCCGCCGAAGCCGACCGCCGCTCTGCGCGCCGCAGCCAGGAGACGACGGAACAAGCCGTGACTTCACGCGTGGCCTGGGTCGAACGGGCGTTGGCCCTCCACTACGACCGTGCGGGTTTCGACTGCGGGACTCCCGCGCTGAACGATTACCTGCAGCGCTACGCACGCCAGAATCACAAAAGTGGCGGCGCGAAGACTCTTGTCGCGGTGGCCGCGGCCCCATCCGACACTATTCTCGGCTACTACACCATCAGCCCGGGGGCGATTGCCTTCGCGAAGGCACCGGCCAGTGTCACGAAGCGACCGGGCCGCTACGAGGTGCCAGTCTTTCGCTTGGGACGCCTGGCCGTGGCGATCACGATGCAGGGGAAGGGACTCGGAGGTGACATTCTCCTTGCGGCTGGCGCCCGCGCGTTAGCCGTTGCTGGAGAAGTCGGCGGCGTGGCCCTGGCAATCGATGCCAAGGATGATCGCGCAGCGGCATGGTATGAACGATTTGGCGCGCTCCGCTTGCTCGACGATCGGCTGAAGTTGGTTCTGCCGCTCGATGTGATTGCCGCAGCTTTGCACGCAGAGTGACGTCGGGCGGCCGGTTCAACTCCCGCCGCCTCCACCACTTTTCCTTAGGAAAACGAGCAAATCAGCTCGTTTTTCCCGCCGCCTCCCGTATTCCTCCACGGAATTCGCCGCCCGTCTCCAAGAGCCGAATGGCCGCATCGAGCGCGGCCGGACTCAGGTGCATGTAGCGCTGCGTAGTGGCCAAGTCCGAATGTCCCGCGAGTTCCTGGATAGCCCTCGCCGGCGCCCCACGCATCGCCAGATGCGAACAGAACGTGTGACGCAGGATATGGACACCTGGCTTCGCGTTCGCCTTCTTGGCCGCTCGGCGCATCATCAGCTGAACCACTTTCTGTGTCAGCGGCTGACCTTTCGTTTCGCAGAGCACCCGAGGACCGCGTAAATGACGCGCTTCCTTCAATGCTTCTGTTAGCCGTTTGGTCAGGGGCACATACCTGAGCCGCCCACCTTTGGGCACCGTGACGTGCCCCTTCCAGTCCGATCGCGCGACACAGAGTTGCCGTTTGTTCAGGTCAACGTCTGTCCACTCCAGCGCCATGATCTCGCCACATCGCAAGCCCGCCTCGGCGCCCAGTAGCACTACGAGGTAATCCTGCAAACTGGTGCGAGTCGCCTCGATGAGTCGTTCGTACTCCTCGAAGTCATGGAAGCTCGCCTGGTTCTTCGGTGTCGGCAGCAACTTGATCACGCACGGAACGCGTTCGATCGAGCCCCACTCGACGGCCGTCTTCAGCATCACGCTCAAGGTCGTCAAGATGTTGTTGACGGTCTTTGGTGAGCGATCCGCAAGAGCGGACTTCAATCGCTGCACGTCTTCGGTCGAGATTGTGTCCAATCGTTTGTCGCCGAGCTGCGGAACCAGATGGGATTTGAAGATCGACTTCTTTCCTGCAATCCCGCTTGGTTTCAGGCGATTGGCTTTCGCGTAACCGTCCACGAATCGTGGCGCGAATTCCTTGAGTGTTGGTGTCTCGAGCACCTCCTCTTTCGTGGACCGCTTTGGTTTGCCGTTGACCAGCAACACCCGTTCGCGCGCTTCGGCCCAGCGTTGGGCTGCGGCCTTGCCCGTTCCTGAGGCTTTCTTCCGCTCGCGAATGATGGTGCCGTCCGGGAGTTCGACGCGTATGTCGACTTCCCATCCGCCGTTCACGTAGGGTCTGACTGTGACGCTCATCGCATTTCACTCCTTTGCGATGGCGCCGACTTCTGATGGAGCCAGTCTAACAAATCAACCGTGCGGAACAGCACGCGCCGACCGATGCGGACGATGCCCGGTAGCTGCCGGCGCTCGATCATTGCGTAGATAGCGCGGTTGGAGGTGCGTAGCAGTTGAGCCACGTCATCGACCTTCATTAGTACCGGCAGCGCTTCAGGTCCCCCCGCAACCGGTGCGCTGCTGTGGAGACTCGCGAAGTTCCGCGCGACTCCGGAATGTCTGGGCCTCTGCTCGCTCATGGCCACTCCCGTCTTTCCCGCGTCCTATCGCGGGATGGAATTGACTGAGTTTGGGTTTGCGCCCAGCGGATCGAGAGTGCGCCCGAGGCGCTGGTTGAGTGGCGCTGAGGTGGGCCGTGTGCCGACACCGGAACGATCGAGGCTGCGCCTCAAGCGGTGGTTGCGTCTGAGCAACCCGGAGAGCTGCGGCTGTGCGGCGCGTCCTGTGTGGACAGCGCCCTAAGCCTCGCACGAGGACGTTGGGCAATCCTCTGTCCTATAGAACGCACGCAAGCGTCAATTCCTGACGGCCGATCGTAGCGGGAGGGTTTGCGGCGCATACCGGGCCATCACGCAATTGCCCTCTTGTGAGCTGCGCGCAGGCGCCGTCAAGGCCCAAAGGCCGCGCTTTGTGACGCGCGCGCGGGCGGAGCGAAGCGACGAGCCTTGACGGTGCCGAGCACAGCTCGAAAATCGATCCCGTGATGGCCGCGTAACTCCGGGAGTAAATGGACCCAGTTGGTCGGGCCGCCGCGGTCTGCATTCGTCCGCGTTCAGGTCCGGACAGAACGCGACGCGCGGTCGGCAACCGTGGCGGCAACATCGCTCCGCACGCAACGGTTCAACACGAAGACACCGACGCGGGGCGTGAGCGACCCTGTGGACAGGCGCAGGGCAATGAACGCCGCGCCAGGTGGGGGTCGCTCACGCCCTCCTCTATCAGGGTGTTAAGCCGTTGCTCACCGACGGCGGCAAAGAACGCCGCCGCCACGCAAACGCAGCGACGCCACAAAAGCCAACTGGGAATAGGGGTAAGCAACAACGAATCGACGTGTGACAAGGGACGGGGGGCCCAGTTAGATTCGCGTGAATTGTCGAATCGGAGGGGATGACGGCGTCTCGGAGGCTCATCCCCTATGTGTTCCCCCGGCGCGACTGTCAGGCCGTGCCGATCATCCGCGACAGATTCATGTAGGAATGCGGGAGTTCCAGGCATTCAATGCGAGCTTCGCCACGCTCGAGTGCGTCTCGAAATGCCATCGACTGCGCCAGCCAGAGCACTGAGTCTCCAGCATCGAGCCAACGTCGATAGAGCGCTTGAAATCGGGGTTCGCGGAATGCTTTTGAGGTGGCCGCCAAGCGCGCGGGATCAGCGGCCGGGCCGTTTGAAGCCGCAGATCGGCGCTGCCGGAATAGCCAACGAAGTTCCTCGACCTCAGAGGCTCGGAGCGGCCTTGCGAGTTGTCAAACGACAGGGGAAATTGACCCCCTTACGCCACTAAAACTGACCCCCTCCTAATCAGTGTTTTCTGCGGTCAGCGCGAGCCGGCTCGCCGGCGAGCGCCCCCTCGCGGTGTGGCACCGCGGGGATCAGTCCAGCCTTGCGCTTCTGTTTCAATCGATAGCTGTCGCCTTGGATCATTAACGTGTGACTGTGGTGCAGTAGACGGTCGAGGATAGCCGCGGCGAGGACTTCGTCGCCGAAGACGGTGCCCCACTGCGTGACCAACTGATTGGTCGTGATCAGCAGACTGCCACGCTCGTACCGACGGGCGACGAGCTGGAAGAACAGATGCGCGCTCCGCCGCTCGAACGGTAGGTAGCCGAGCTCGTCGATGACGAGGAGCTTGGGTTTGCTGTAGAACAACAACCGATCCGCGAGCTGGCCTTCGGTCTCCGCTTTGGCTAGGGCGGCCAGCAGCGCGGTGGCACTGGTGAAGAGCACGGAGTGCCCGGTCTCGACGGCGGCGCGGCCGAGGGCGATCGCGAGATGTGTTTTGCCCACACCGGGCGGGCCGAAGATCAACACATTCTCGGCGCTGCTGATGAAGCGACCGGTCGCCAACTCACGGACCAGGCGCTGATCGATCGACGGCTGAAACTTGAACTCGAACTCCTCGAGCGTCTTCACCGTCGGGAAGTGCGCGATCTGCACGCCCATGGCGACCCGTTTGCGCTGTTTGGCCTCGACCTCCTGTCGCAACACCTGGTCGAGGAAGTCGAGATAGGTCGGCTCGCGTTTGGCGGCCTCATTGAGGACCGCGTCCAGCCGCTCGGCCACAAAGCCCAGGCGGAGGCGCTGCAGGTGCTCGACCACGCGGGCGTGGATGATGGCGCTCATCGGACCACCGCTTCGTACTCGGCGAGCGAGCGACCGAAGGCGGACAACGTCGCGTCCGAGGGCTCGCGGGCCGTGGTCGCCCGCCAGAGCCCGGCCAGATGCGCCGGCTCGACGATGCACGCGAACGGCTCTCGACTACGGGGGTGCGTGGCGACGAGATCAGTGCCGTGGAAGATCCGGACGGTCTGCTCGTCAATCGCGACGTCGACGTGATCGCGCACGAGCTGATACGGCACGCTGTAGCGCACCGTCTCGACATCGACGAAGGCATCGCTGGCCA
Encoded proteins:
- a CDS encoding DUF1501 domain-containing protein; this translates as MTSRRVFLKSGAMAMVTMGFAPSFLARTAAATGTRKKLLITVFQRGAVDGLNMVVPYGEADYYRARPSIAIARPGAADGAIDLNGFFGLHPRMSSFKPLWDRGDLAIVHASGSHDTTRSHFDAQDYMESATPGVKSTSDGWLNRYLQAKDDERNPLRAVALTQQMPRTLQGVAPALAMGNTADFAVADISARTSFEEIYQAAQDKSLHGTAGEAFDAMRTLAKSTSGRYQPANGAVYPRSPFGQALQEIARLAKSDVGLEIAFAESTQWDHHVNQGAGSGQMANRLDDFSRGIAALAQDLGERMADTVILTMSEFGRAVAENGSRGTDHGHGNAMFVIGGGVKGREVYGTWPGLKADQRFEGRDLAVTTDFRDVFSEVVMKHLGAGAPTAAKVFPGYQVKASAFRGILDM
- a CDS encoding DUF1800 domain-containing protein; this translates as MWTRSFAALSLLAVIAGRPQAGAPTAIPATDDAIVHALNRLTFGPRPGDVARVKAMGLQNWIDQQLSPARIDNATLTARLARLETLSLDSATIQHDYSGPAMVERRQRKLENTNTEPPDPVMRPPSRPEAASARSRRSSLGLVRAEADTRGGPPSDVQRKDRQVIADIEEAKLLRAVYSERQLEEVLVDFWFNHFNVFAGKGATRNYLNEYEREAIRPNVLGNFRDMLEATAKSPAMLFYLDNWENVSADSPSPRGAERRAPRAGASPTRAGGPSPASPEGARPKRGINENFARELMELHTLGVDGGYTQADIVNVARALTGWTIRPREGSGTLFVQRLHDDEEKTVLGHTIKAGGGQNDIEQVLDVLAAHPSTARHIATRLAARFVSDNPPTALVDRAAARFTATRGDLREVVRTIVTSPEFFSPDAYRAKVKTPLDFVTSALRATGAEVRSAVPLARELREMGMPLYFCQPPTGYNDTASTWVSAGGLVSRMNFAVALSKNQLRGVHVANPSADLETTIGSPAFQRQ
- a CDS encoding GNAT family N-acetyltransferase — encoded protein: MPLKIIPAVGDVLERVLDDTFPLWSDGLSRAHYAKSWAAQLKTPWGAAHLDRVALVDGPHVVSSAKRYDLSLRLDGRIRRVMGIGAVFTAPAYRGRGSARELLARMLETAVTEGQEFAMLFSEIPPAFYERLDFVPVPLAEWVIEVDQKRGGAPAMLVRSGDERDLPNIVEMSAARATGARLALDRSEDFVRFGITKKRLLSGLAPAGLRTTEFLVVEEGHQAVAYLVATEQDGRWMIEEAGDRDPSGARLGAMLQVMLARYPSERLPEIRGWWPQSLVPPQLKVAASTPTQEVLMIRPLRDRTLPLPPLAAAEVVYWHGDYF
- a CDS encoding DUF1778 domain-containing protein, encoding MPGSTATRDDRIELRASREEKRVLAAAAAYERLDLTTFVLRAALPAAEEVVARHERITLSARDSARVLELLENPPKPTAALRAAARRRRNKP
- a CDS encoding GNAT family N-acetyltransferase, coding for MAWVERALALHYDRAGFDCGTPALNDYLQRYARQNHKSGGAKTLVAVAAAPSDTILGYYTISPGAIAFAKAPASVTKRPGRYEVPVFRLGRLAVAITMQGKGLGGDILLAAGARALAVAGEVGGVALAIDAKDDRAAAWYERFGALRLLDDRLKLVLPLDVIAAALHAE
- a CDS encoding tyrosine-type recombinase/integrase, whose amino-acid sequence is MSVTVRPYVNGGWEVDIRVELPDGTIIRERKKASGTGKAAAQRWAEARERVLLVNGKPKRSTKEEVLETPTLKEFAPRFVDGYAKANRLKPSGIAGKKSIFKSHLVPQLGDKRLDTISTEDVQRLKSALADRSPKTVNNILTTLSVMLKTAVEWGSIERVPCVIKLLPTPKNQASFHDFEEYERLIEATRTSLQDYLVVLLGAEAGLRCGEIMALEWTDVDLNKRQLCVARSDWKGHVTVPKGGRLRYVPLTKRLTEALKEARHLRGPRVLCETKGQPLTQKVVQLMMRRAAKKANAKPGVHILRHTFCSHLAMRGAPARAIQELAGHSDLATTQRYMHLSPAALDAAIRLLETGGEFRGGIREAAGKTS
- a CDS encoding helix-turn-helix domain-containing protein encodes the protein MKVDDVAQLLRTSNRAIYAMIERRQLPGIVRIGRRVLFRTVDLLDWLHQKSAPSQRSEMR
- the istB gene encoding IS21-like element helper ATPase IstB, which translates into the protein MSAIIHARVVEHLQRLRLGFVAERLDAVLNEAAKREPTYLDFLDQVLRQEVEAKQRKRVAMGVQIAHFPTVKTLEEFEFKFQPSIDQRLVRELATGRFISSAENVLIFGPPGVGKTHLAIALGRAAVETGHSVLFTSATALLAALAKAETEGQLADRLLFYSKPKLLVIDELGYLPFERRSAHLFFQLVARRYERGSLLITTNQLVTQWGTVFGDEVLAAAILDRLLHHSHTLMIQGDSYRLKQKRKAGLIPAVPHREGALAGEPARADRRKH